The proteins below come from a single Vidua chalybeata isolate OUT-0048 chromosome 1, bVidCha1 merged haplotype, whole genome shotgun sequence genomic window:
- the MYC gene encoding myc proto-oncogene protein: MPLSAGFSSKNYDYDYDSVQPYFYFEEEEENFYLAAQQRGSELQPPAPSEDIWKKFELLPTPPLSPSRRSSLAAASCFPSTADQLEIVTELLGGDMVNQSFICDPDDETVKSIIIQDCMWSGFSAAAKLEKVVSEKLASYQAARREGGPAARPGPPPAAPPAPPPGLAASPAASASLYLHDLGAAAADCIDPSVVFPYPLSERAPRAAPPGASPASLLGDDTPPTTSSDSEEEQEEDEEIDVVTLAEANEYESSTETSEEHSKPHQSPLVLKRCHVNIHQHNYAAPPSTKVEYPTAKRLRLDSGRVLKQISNNRKCSSPRTSDSEENDKRRTHNVLERQRRNELKLSFFALRDEIPEVANNEKAPKVVILKKATEYVLSIQSEEHRLIAEKEQLRRRREQLKHKLEQLRNCCA; encoded by the exons ATGCCGCTCAGCGCCGGCTTCTCCAGCAAGAACTACGACTACGATTACGACTCTGTGCAGCCCTACTTCTACTtcgaggaggaggaagagaactTCTACCTGGCGGCGCAGCAGCGGGGCAGCGAGCTGCAGCCCCCCGCCCCGTCCGAGGACATATGGAAGAAGTTTGAGCTGCTGCCCACGCCGCCCCTCTCCCCCAGCCGCCGCTCCAGCCTGGCCGCCGCCTCCTGCTTCCCCTCCACCGCCGACCAGCTGGAGATTGTGACCGAACTCCTCGGGGGGGATATGGTCAACCAGAGCTTTATCTGCGACCCGGACGACGAGACCGTCAAGTCCATCATCATCCAGGACTGCATGTGGAGCGGCTTCTCCGCCGCCGCCAAGCTGGAGAAGGTGGTCTCGGAGAAACTGGCGTCCTACCAGGCAGCCCGCCGAGAGGggggccccgccgcccgccccggaccgccgcccgccgcgccgccagCACCGCCACCCGGACTGGCCGCGTcccccgccgcctccgccaGCCTCTACCTGCACGACctgggcgccgccgccgccgacTGCATCGACCCCTCGGTGGTCTTTCCCTACCCGCTGAGCGAGCGGGCCCCTCGGGCCGCGCCGCCCGGCGCCAGCCCCGCGTCCCTGCTGGGCGACGACACGCCGCCCACGACCAGCAGCGACTCGG aagaagaacaagaggaagatgaggaaattGATGTTGTTACATTAGCTGAAGCAAATGAATATGAATCCAGCACAGAGACGTCAGAAGAGCACAGTAAGCCCCACCAAAGCCCGCTGGTTCTCAAACGGTGTCATGTCAACATTCATCAGCACAATTATGCCGCTCCTCCCTCCACCAAGGTTGAATATCCAACTGCAAAAAGGCTAAGGTTGGACAGTGGCAGAGTACTCAAACAGATCAGCAACAACCGAAAATGCTCCAGTCCGCGCACTTCAGATTCAGAAGAGAACGACAAGAGGCGAACACACAACGTCTTGGAGCGCCAGAGGAGAAATGAGCTGAAACTGAGTTTCTTTGCCTTGCGTGATGAGATACCTGAGGTGGCCAACAATGAAAAGGCTCCCAAGGTTGTTATCCTGAAAAAAGCAACAGAGTACGTTCTTTCCATCCAGTCAGAGGAACACAGACTGATTGCAGAGAAAGAGCAGTTGAGGCGGAGGAGAGAACAGTTGAAACACAAACTTGAGCAGCTAAGGAACTGTTGTGCATAG